The following are encoded together in the Pleurocapsa sp. FMAR1 genome:
- the cofG gene encoding 7,8-didemethyl-8-hydroxy-5-deazariboflavin synthase subunit CofG has protein sequence MKSEITYSPAYTVVPTYECFNRCSYCNFRVDLGTEDFFSLENIAKQLRSLEKHLVIEILVVSGEVPLLSQNRATWFAKIYKICELALAMGFLPHTNAGILSWQEMKQLRLVNVSMGLMLEQLNPKFMQTVHQYAPSKEPELRLQQLEWAGKLKIPFTTGLLLGIGETKLDIEESLKAIAILQNKWGHIQEVILQPHSIGSQQQSDIPSFELTHLPEIIAQARKILPESISIQIPPNLVPDPAFLLECLAAGATDLGGISPKDEVNPDYPHPTYQSLSEILQPAGWNLKPRLPVYPQYYSWLSPSLQKAMSAKKKALIAQI, from the coding sequence ATGAAGTCTGAAATAACTTATAGTCCCGCATACACGGTAGTTCCCACATACGAGTGTTTTAATAGATGTAGTTACTGTAATTTTCGAGTTGACCTGGGGACAGAAGATTTTTTCTCTTTAGAAAATATTGCCAAACAGCTACGAAGCTTAGAGAAACATTTGGTAATAGAGATACTTGTTGTCAGCGGAGAAGTCCCTTTACTATCACAAAACAGAGCCACTTGGTTTGCCAAAATCTATAAAATATGTGAGTTGGCTTTAGCTATGGGTTTTTTGCCTCATACAAACGCTGGTATTTTAAGCTGGCAAGAAATGAAACAGTTGAGACTGGTTAATGTTTCTATGGGTTTAATGCTAGAACAGTTAAATCCTAAATTTATGCAAACTGTGCATCAGTATGCACCCAGCAAAGAGCCAGAATTACGTTTACAGCAGTTAGAATGGGCAGGAAAGCTCAAAATCCCTTTTACAACAGGATTGCTTTTAGGTATTGGCGAAACAAAGTTAGATATTGAAGAATCATTAAAAGCGATCGCCATATTACAAAATAAATGGGGACACATTCAAGAAGTAATATTGCAGCCTCACAGCATAGGTAGTCAGCAGCAGTCAGATATTCCCAGTTTTGAGTTAACTCATTTACCAGAGATTATTGCTCAAGCCAGGAAAATTCTCCCAGAAAGTATTTCTATTCAGATCCCACCTAATTTAGTACCAGATCCTGCTTTTTTACTGGAGTGTCTAGCAGCAGGAGCAACAGACTTAGGAGGAATTAGTCCCAAAGATGAAGTTAATCCAGACTATCCTCATCCTACTTATCAATCTTTATCAGAAATTCTACAGCCTGCTGGTTGGAATCTCAAACCTAGACTGCCAGTGTATCCTCAGTACTATTCTTGGCTATCTCCAAGCTTACAAAAAGCAATGTCAGCGAAAAAAAAAGCTTTGATTGCTCAAATTTGA
- the psbA gene encoding photosystem II q(b) protein — translation MTTTLQQTQTQNSWERFCQWITSTNNRIYVGWFGVLMIPTLLAATTCFLIAFVAAPPVDIDGIREPVAGSLLYGNNIISGAVVPSSNAIGLHFYPIWEAASLDEWLYNGGPYQLIVFHFLIGVFSYLGRQWELSFRLGMRPWICVAYSAPVSAATAVFLIYPLGQGSFSDGMPLGISGTFNFMLVFQAEHNILMHPFHMLGVAGVFGGALFSAMHGSLVTSSLVRETTETESQNYGYKFGQEEETYNIVAAHGYFGRLIFQYASFNNSRALHFFLGAWPVIGIWLTAMGISTMAFNLNGFNFNQSVMDSQGRVVNTWADILNRANLGFEVMHERNAHNFPLDLASGDIAPVALTAPAING, via the coding sequence ATGACAACCACTCTACAACAAACCCAAACCCAGAATAGCTGGGAAAGGTTCTGTCAGTGGATCACCAGCACCAACAACCGCATTTATGTCGGTTGGTTCGGCGTCCTGATGATTCCTACACTCCTAGCAGCAACAACCTGTTTCCTAATCGCCTTCGTCGCAGCACCACCAGTAGACATCGATGGTATCAGAGAGCCTGTAGCAGGTTCATTGCTATACGGAAACAACATAATTTCTGGTGCAGTAGTACCTAGTTCTAACGCCATTGGACTTCACTTCTACCCAATTTGGGAAGCAGCCTCACTTGACGAGTGGCTGTATAACGGTGGACCATACCAACTGATTGTCTTTCACTTCCTAATCGGCGTATTCTCATACCTCGGTCGTCAGTGGGAACTATCATTCCGTTTAGGAATGCGTCCTTGGATATGTGTAGCCTACTCAGCACCAGTATCAGCAGCCACAGCAGTATTTCTAATCTATCCACTAGGACAAGGAAGCTTCAGTGATGGAATGCCTCTTGGTATCTCTGGAACATTCAACTTCATGTTGGTCTTCCAAGCAGAACACAATATTCTGATGCACCCCTTCCATATGTTAGGAGTAGCAGGAGTATTCGGTGGAGCATTATTCTCTGCCATGCACGGTTCACTAGTAACATCGTCCTTAGTACGTGAAACAACCGAAACCGAATCACAAAACTACGGATACAAATTCGGACAAGAAGAAGAAACATACAACATCGTCGCAGCCCACGGCTACTTCGGTCGTCTAATCTTCCAATATGCGTCCTTTAACAACTCCAGAGCTTTGCACTTCTTCTTAGGAGCATGGCCAGTGATTGGAATCTGGTTAACAGCAATGGGAATATCCACCATGGCGTTCAACCTAAATGGATTCAACTTCAACCAGTCGGTAATGGATTCACAAGGACGTGTAGTCAACACTTGGGCAGACATCTTAAACCGAGCCAACCTAGGTTTTGAAGTAATGCACGAACGTAACGCTCACAACTTCCCGCTTGATCTTGCTAGTGGCGATATTGCTCCTGTAGCATTAACTGCTCCTGCTATCAACGGTTAA
- the puuE gene encoding allantoinase PuuE: MSYPRDLIGYGANPPHPKWPGDARIALQIVLNYEEGSEYSIPDGDDTSEIYLREVPGSSMGKGMRDLQVESVYEYGSRAGFWRLMRLFKAKDIQVTIFGAALALERNPTAAKAIVEAGYDICCHGWRWIGYHLLDEVEEREHIKKAVASLKKLTGDRPVGWYCRYAPSLNTRRLIVEEGGFLYDSDAYNDDLPYWVQVADKPHLVIPYTLDNNDMKYCVAPGFNSGNDFYTYLKDAFDVLYTEGETAPKMMSVGLHARLAGKPGRIAALARFIDYVQSHERVWICRRLDLAQHWLKHHPPL, translated from the coding sequence ATGTCATATCCCAGAGATTTGATTGGTTATGGTGCAAATCCACCCCATCCAAAATGGCCAGGAGATGCCAGGATAGCTTTGCAAATAGTTCTCAACTATGAAGAAGGTTCAGAATATTCAATTCCTGACGGGGATGATACTTCAGAAATATATCTTCGAGAAGTTCCTGGTTCGAGCATGGGCAAGGGAATGCGAGACTTACAGGTGGAGTCTGTCTATGAGTATGGCAGTCGGGCAGGATTTTGGCGATTAATGCGCTTGTTTAAAGCTAAAGATATTCAGGTAACTATTTTTGGCGCGGCTTTGGCATTAGAAAGAAATCCCACAGCAGCAAAGGCAATTGTCGAGGCGGGATATGATATTTGCTGTCATGGTTGGCGGTGGATTGGCTATCATTTATTAGATGAAGTCGAAGAAAGAGAACATATAAAAAAAGCAGTAGCTTCTCTTAAAAAACTTACAGGCGATCGCCCTGTAGGATGGTACTGTCGTTATGCACCTAGTTTAAATACTCGCCGTTTAATAGTTGAAGAAGGTGGATTTTTATATGACTCTGATGCTTATAATGACGATTTACCTTACTGGGTACAAGTAGCAGATAAACCTCATTTAGTAATTCCCTACACCTTAGACAACAACGACATGAAGTACTGCGTTGCCCCTGGTTTTAATAGTGGTAATGATTTCTATACCTATCTCAAAGATGCCTTTGATGTTTTATACACTGAAGGCGAAACCGCACCTAAAATGATGTCAGTTGGGCTTCATGCTAGGCTAGCAGGAAAACCAGGACGTATCGCAGCCCTAGCTCGGTTTATTGATTACGTTCAAAGCCATGAGCGAGTTTGGATTTGCCGTCGTTTGGATCTGGCTCAACATTGGCTCAAACATCACCCTCCACTTTAA